ATTAAACTTCGAAGAACAAAGAAACGAGACAAAAGTGCATAGCAGCAATAACACAACGGTATGTAAAACATATAtaacaaaagaaagaagaagaaaaagcaAGAAAAAGGCAATGGAGTAGCCTACTTTAAGTTTTCTTTATGGGTTGGAAAGAGGAATGAATAAAATAGAAAACTAGAAAGTGAACTTGGACTCTGTTCTCTTCCTCTATCTgtagaagaagaaaagaagaaactCAAGATAGTGCAGTATTGTGTACCCCATATATAGTGGCAAAAACACAAGTGAGAAAGCGATACGTCGAGAGAGATAAGTTGGTGTACTTATCATATAAGTCATCGAAGAGACGAGACacgtatatatataataaataaaaaaaatagactGTATTTGGAAAAAAACCGATAAAAAATGTAGTCTATATTTTTGAGACGGATGAATATATAAGTATGATTTATATGTCAAGTGGTATTCTGGTAACTCGATTttataataattgtcaaatcccaaaaaaagaaagaaaaaatgtATTTTGACTGATGGAATGATGAGTAATAATTGTGGGATTTGGTTCAAAATATACAAACGAACCATATCAATGGCATATATTCGAGGTTGGTGGAATTTGAAGTGTAAATGAAGTGAAATAATCCCACGCACAAATCACAGCGCAAGTTTGATTGTTAATTGGCTGATATTCGGACCCGTCTATGCGTCTTCAAACCAAGATCTTTCATTAGAGCCCAACAATGGATTCATTTACAAACTCCCTACCAATTGACAAATCTGGAACAATACACACCAAACAATACATGAAAATCAGTCGACTCGTGTACATGAAATGAAAATCATATGACAACAGTACACATGAACTAGATGTCAGTCGACACAAGTCAAAATGAAGTAAAATCAGTCAAAAACAGGCCACATGAAGCGAAAATGGGTCAAACTCAGCACACTCATTCGACATCATTTGATATTGAAATTACCGTTGATCATAAAAGtacattaaattaatatattgtgTGTATTACAAATTAGTGTTGTGCTCTGTTGTTGTCAACACGAgcacacaacatgcagcggaaattaattatttaacacaCAAGTATAACTTGAATAAATAGAGACCAGATTTAAATTATACACAAATATAAAAACTTGTACAATGTCTCATGacaaaaaattcactagaaacTGTTAACACTAAAACAATACTAATGAGTataacaaaatcaaattcattGACACTCAAGGAATTAAAATGCATCAAAATCAACCAAACTAAAACTAGATGCATAAACCGAAGTTGCTTAGaacactcttcgatcaacactccGCGACAGTGTTGTTCTTCACGTGTCTTCAACACCCATCAGCAACACGACAATTTtgtgaatcaatcacacaaagTCTTCACACGAAAATGTCCAAAACTGAACTTGTGCAAGTTCAGAAAAACTCCAACAGCTACGCAAAGTGATCAACCGATCACACGAAAAACTTAAGCAGCTGCACAAAGTGATCAATCGATCACACAAAAGCTTCTCATCATAATAGGCTCGGCTcttgtattttttttctatGCAAGTACTCTTCTGCCGACCTCTCTCAAGCCGTCACGTTCTTTTCTCAATATTCCATATATATAGGCTTCATATCTCGACCTAATTATCTTTCTATAAGAACAAAATCATACAAACAtggaaataaaagtttattaagaATAAGACTCTATTCAAATCTAAGATATTATATCTTATAGATAAATACCAAAAACAAATCATAGGGGATAAATATCAAGATTATATTAGGTCAACCAAATCTAGGAATAAATCTTATTATTAGATCAAGTCGGATTATTCCAGAAATGCAAAActcttatttttcaatttaaataaaggacaaaaataattaagaataaaatattcctttcagATATGAACTGAAAATCAATCGACATATATAAATTGAAAATCAGTCGATATCAGTCCACATTAACTAAAACACAATCTAAAACAGCATACATGGAAAAAAAAACATTCGAAAATCAGTGCACGTGAATTGGAAATAAGTCCATAtgaactgaaaatcaatctataCATGATTTCAGTTTAAAATATTCAACAAAAACTGGAAAATGCGCAGACATcgaacaaggaacgattataaGAAGAAATGTAGCATTTAtgggaaaaaaagaaaataaaagaagaGCGAGAAAAACATGTGTTTACATTCTATCTAATATTTTAAGTGACTTGTAATATAGTCTTTTTAAAAAGAAGCCAACtttttcaaggaaaaaaaaaacccaagaTGGTGCTTACATTCCCAATTCTCCCATCAATCTGCTTTTCTTTATTGAATGTACTTTCTAGTTTCTAGGAAAAGAGTAAaactttcttttttctttgtaTTCCAGCCATTGCTATCCAATGAGACGAGATCATTAACAGCAAAGTAATTTGAGGGGCTTTCTGGGGGATTCAAGACCACACCCCAATCCTTTAAGTAGGCCTGGCTAAATAAATTCTCGTGTATCCTTTCTACCgaagaaaaataatttctttttcTTGCGGAAACATTGATAAACAAAGGTTTTTTTTGTAGGTATAGATGGCAAGATCTAACAAGTACGTGAACTATTATTAACCGGGCTGGGGCCATATGGTGATGGAATCAAGGTGGTAGAAATCTTCTTTGGGAGTAACTAAGCTTCAATTTTTGTAGAAATTTCATCTGGTAAATCTTGCACAAGACTAACATAATGAGGTGCACCGGAGCCAAAACCGGTCAGGGTAGTGGAAGCAGAAGAAGATGGCAGTGATAAACACACTTCGGTCGGCCTTGATTCCGGCAATTCCATCAAAGGCTCATCAGGGTTCAGGAAGATTTGAACTACTTTTCTCATTGTTGGCCTCAGTATTTGATCAGGATGCAAACATGCTAATCCTACCATTAAACTTCTTCTCGCTTGTTCTTCATCGAACTTGCCTCCTAATTTTTGATCCACGGATGACAATAACAGACCCTTTTCGAGTGAATTCCACACATAATCCACAAGGCTAAATTCTTCCATCATAGCCTTTGATCTTCTTGCGCAGACTACCTCAATCACCACCATCCCAAAACTATAGACATCGGACTCTAGAGTGGCCCTACCCGTAAAGCTAACTTCTGGTGCTAGATAGCCTATTGTTCCAGCCACCATGGTGGTCACACACGCATTGTTCTGGAGCATTCTCGCGAGGCCAAAGTCGCCTAAATGAGCATTAAAATCTGAATCCAACATAACATTATTTGGCTTCACGTCACGGTGTACAACAGGGCTACCACATTCTTCGTGGAGGTAAAGTAGCACAGAAGCCAGCCCTGAAAGAATTTTGTACCTGGTTTTCCAATCAAGAAAATCCTTGCCTATATACCTGTCCAGGCTTCCATTAGGCATGTATTCATATACAAGAAGTAGTTGCTCCTTGTCATGGCACCAACCGTGTAGTTGCACCAAGTTCTTGTGCCTCAGGCGCCCAATGGTGCATATTTCTGCTAAGTACTCTCTTTCACCTGAAAAATTATGGTTTCGATGTCATAATCTCAAGGAACAGCCATTCGACCTCGTTGAAAGTCAATATTGACCAAGCAAGAAGAGGAACTCAAGTGGGAATATTATACACACACCTTGGCTTGAAGTTGCattaatttttttgacagcaacagtAGTGGAAAAATATGTATTAGATAAAACTCCTTTGTAAACACTTCCAAAGCCTCCAGTTCCAAGCAGATTTTCTTTACCGAAATTGTGAGTTGCCCTAGAAAGCTGCTTATAAGTGAAATATTTAGGACCATTGGCTGCATTTTTTGTCAGCCTCTCCATGATATCTCTCTTCTTGTGTTTCACCATTCGTTGCCTTTGAGCTGCTATGACAAGAACCGTGGCAGCCACAGAAAAAGTCAGAGTTATGGGAGCAACAATCTCCCAGACCTTCCTGCGCTTAATTTTCCCGACTCCCATACTTAGAGATACTTCTGGCAATTCATACATTGTGAAATTCCaatcaagaacatgatgaaCTTCGGACAAATGTCCAGTTGAGCCAGTAAATCCCATATAAACTTCCCGAGGAACAGTTTCttgcatgattattttctgGCTTAGAAAATTCACCAAACAATCGCCAGCATATGCAGCGTGAATCTGGAGCATTTTTTCCCATCCATCATATTCAATTTTAACTATGATGTTTCTTCCACTGTGAAGGTTAATCCCAATATCACTGAGACTTCTCACTGCTACTGGATGTTCCACACTTGTGGTTACAATTGCCATATGGTTCCCATCTATTTCGCGTGGATTCTTGTATGTGTCTAGTTCTACTGCAAGTTGATGAACAATACCCCCTGTATTGGGTATCAAGGAAACAAGTTAAGCCAAAAATATCATCAGTTTCTTGAATAAGCACACCAAGTTTCAATTTTTCAATTATCAGAACGGTCGTCAAGAGTATATTATTCAGCATCTACTGGAGATAAAATGAGAAAggatctaaaaaaaaaaagaaaaaagatgagAATGTGAACTGACAAATGTCGTCAACTATTTCGCGCTCTCTGTCTCTGAAATAATTAAAACCATATACTGCATGGCAAAAAGACAATCTGACTTGTAAGGTATTTATAGATTCACCTTCAGTTGAAGGATCAAGAATCCCAACAAATGAACCATAGCTTTCGGGTGGTGAAGGCCCATTATCCTGAGCAATGATGAATGACATCCCATCACCAGACAGCGTTGAATTAGAAGTTATTCCGATAGTGAAAGTGGTAGAAAAAGATGATGGCCATGCAAGCACAGGATACCGGAACAACACCCTTCCAACCTCACTTGTATCTTTTGGCTGCTGGAACTGGTGAGGTGTGATGTACAGGCTCCCATTACCAGCACTTACAGATCCCCAGCATATTAAGTTGCTTCCGTTTGCACAACTTGCGGAATCAAATGATGGATAGGAGAAATTGTACGATTCAACAAAATCAAGCGAATTATGATGAATCAAGAAAGCGATTATTAGTAGTAACATCATTGGGAATACAAGTTACAGGTATGAAACCGAAGCCTGATTGTGGTGCTAAAAATAAAGGCAGGAAAAGAGTCTTCCGTGATCGATGAAAGATTACTATGTTGTTTCTAGCTCTTCGATCCTCAAGTTTTCAAAGTGATCGGGATAACAAGACAAAACAGATTCTTTAATCTGTTTGCTTTGGATTTTGACCCTCATGATGAGCTAACTCCAGAATAGCCACAGATGCAAGTTTTTGTAATCTTTTTCAATTTATGTTCAAGCAAAGACAAGTTTCGAAAGGTACTTCAATTTGGTATTTTGAAAAGTATATGGTCCTCTTGAAGAAGATCCGAGTTACTTTACCAAGGAAGGTGCCGAGAGAACACAGGCTTGAATCAACTGAAGCCCTGTCCTCGTTATCCATCTCGTtaattatctttattttttaaatgacGAAATACAATGGTGAAAATTTGATACCAAAGCAACATCCATGTTCTAACTGTAAAATGCAAGAGAAGATGTTGATGACAATAAATATACGTCTGAAAAGGACATTTGATATTCAGCCAGAGACGAGGATTGCAGTCGTGAACCGTGTACTCAAGCCCTTCGAGAGGGCCCAAATCCTGTCAGGTTAGTTACTCCATGCTACCTTTCCATCTACGTGAAGCTTGTTGCTGGGAAAGAATCACAGTTTGAGATCGACCAATAAAAAATATGCAGCCATATCAAAAGGAGTTTCACTAAACAAAGGGCGGCTTACTCTGATGAAACAGACAAAGGAAAAGACGAGTAATATAAGTGAGCACGATACCACATGAAACGAAATGAATGAAACAACCATTCCGGAGGAACTGTCAATTAATATGATCAAGCAAAGACAATAGATTAAGCTAATCAAAATGTTCAATCATAAGGGTACAATAATGTGTAGCACAGCTCTAAACTACGAACAAAAAAGTTCAAACATACGGTACAATAATGTGTAGCACACTATCAATCTCCTCTGAATAAAATGTCCAAATTTTCGTAAGAAATCGAGAAACTGAAACACATTAATCAGAACGTAACTCTCCCAGCTCTTTCACACATCATCTGTATTGTGACATGACATCTGAACAGCTCTAAGACGGCACTGCAAAACATTAAACAATCGCATGAGCTAATATCAAGAAGTTTACACATCAGAACAGAGAGATGACGCCAAATAAACACAGTAACATCAGAAGAGGCTAGTAACtgcccaaaaaaaaaagattacaCAACAGAAACCACAAGCTATAATTGTTGCTTCGTGACAAGGATATGGCAACATTTTTTCGTCGCAGATAAGAAATAAGGCAAACCAGTATACCAGTGCCAAGAAATATAGGACAGTCGGCATAAACATTATAATAAAGACAATCAAACTTACTGTATGTAGATGTATCAATCTGCTCAGGAAGTTCTTTAATATCAACTTCAAACCTTTCTTGAACCtgcaacaaaaaaaaacatCTTAGTACATGAGCAGGCCAAAAAGCAAAATcaatcataacatcaaacctGATTGAGAACATCTGAATCAGATGCAGAAGAAACAAATGTGATGGCAAGTCCTTTGGTTCCAAACCGCCCAGCTCTACCCACCTAAACCACTCAACAGAAAATCATATGAAAATCTGGTTATTTGTTGCCTTGTTGGTACACTTCGGGAGATGATGAGAAGATAATATATGAATTACCCTATGCAGATAAGTGTCTGCAGAATCTGGCATATCATAATTAATCACAATGTTTACTCGCTCTATGTCAATTCCTCTACCAACAAGATCTGTTGCTACAAGAATTCTTTTATGCCCTTCTTTAAATCCCTTGTATCGAGTCAATCTGCAATCAACAATTTAGAGTGATGGTGTCTGAAACATTGCAAGAAATTATTCATCACTCATACTTCGCTAAGCTGAAATCTGAGCGTATAAGTGTATGTGAACAAAAAAGATCATGCCAGCACATAGGAGTAGCAATCGGCTCAAAATCTGGTCCCAGATAAAATTCCAGATAAAATTGAGTCATTATTGcttacattttttatttataatagtCTAATAGAGAACAAATTAAAATCGAATAAGCATAATTTAGGCAAATAAACTCACCCTTCACCCCTTTCAGATGGTTACTAGCCACACGATAGTGAAggaaataaaaagaaaacaaagtTAGACAAAAATTCACACAAACCTTTCTTCTTGGGACATGCCAGAGTGAATACAAATAGATGGGAAGTTACACTCCACCAGTAACTTATTCAGCTCTGCAGTTCTATTCACGCTTTTGACAAAGATGACAACCTGATTAAAGTCTAGAGCATCGAGCAAATCATTCAGCTTCCGGTTTTTTTCCAGCTCACTCAATTTGATGTAGTGCTGCCACAATGGGAGATCAATTCagtaaatgaaataaaataaaccgGAAAAAACTATATTTCAACTGTTAGAAATCAAACCTGAACGAGACCATGAAGAGTCAATTTGGCCTCATCATCCACATAAATTTCCATAGGCTGAAACGAAGAAATGTTACAGTAAAGCATATTAGCATCCGTCTGTAATTAACCGGTATCCAGTGTGAAATGAATGGTGGGGCAAATGATGCCCagaattgagattatgatcAATCTGAAGCATCTTCTTGCAGATAATTCATTCATTAGCACTCAGAAAAACTAGAGTCATCACTGCTGCTCAAGCCATAAAGTAACTAAATTGAAACGGATGACCTTAAAACCTAAAAAAATAACCAAGCCCTCTTCGCTAGAATCTTCctgattgaaaaaataaataaaattaaatcgaTGACCAAAACAGCGTAAATGTCCCAGTTCCCATCCATTCCACACAATCTTTGTCTCAAACGAACCATAACATTGACACAAGGAATAGATAAAGACAACATGTCAAGATACAGTTCTTCAAAAACTGTACTATCACCAAGTGTCGCCTGCAGAAAGATGAAATATGAAACAGAATAGAGGGCTACAGTGCGAGGACTGGCTATGAGACATTACATCTTGCATGAATTTCTTGCAAACCGGTCGAATCTCCTTGCTAA
The Primulina tabacum isolate GXHZ01 chromosome 9, ASM2559414v2, whole genome shotgun sequence DNA segment above includes these coding regions:
- the LOC142555408 gene encoding putative L-type lectin-domain containing receptor kinase S.5 yields the protein MMLLLIIAFLIHHNSLDFVESYNFSYPSFDSASCANGSNLICWGSVSAGNGSLYITPHQFQQPKDTSEVGRVLFRYPVLAWPSSFSTTFTIGITSNSTLSGDGMSFIIAQDNGPSPPESYGSFVGILDPSTEGGIVHQLAVELDTYKNPREIDGNHMAIVTTSVEHPVAVRSLSDIGINLHSGRNIIVKIEYDGWEKMLQIHAAYAGDCLVNFLSQKIIMQETVPREVYMGFTGSTGHLSEVHHVLDWNFTMYELPEVSLSMGVGKIKRRKVWEIVAPITLTFSVAATVLVIAAQRQRMVKHKKRDIMERLTKNAANGPKYFTYKQLSRATHNFGKENLLGTGGFGSVYKGVLSNTYFSTTVAVKKINATSSQGEREYLAEICTIGRLRHKNLVQLHGWCHDKEQLLLVYEYMPNGSLDRYIGKDFLDWKTRYKILSGLASVLLYLHEECGSPVVHRDVKPNNVMLDSDFNAHLGDFGLARMLQNNACVTTMVAGTIGYLAPEVSFTGRATLESDVYSFGMVVIEVVCARRSKAMMEEFSLVDYVWNSLEKGLLLSSVDQKLGGKFDEEQARRSLMVGLACLHPDQILRPTMRKVVQIFLNPDEPLMELPESRPTEVCLSLPSSSASTTLTGFGSGAPHYVSLVQDLPDEISTKIEA